The Muricauda sp. SCSIO 65647 genome includes a region encoding these proteins:
- a CDS encoding 6-bladed beta-propeller: protein MQRRNFIKTSALAGMAFATVPVSAKRVWELEDAIIGHGDYRYKIDLNWGALNSNYYPVNDCHEMVIDSKGRILLLTNHTKNNILIYDKSGKLLDAWGTEYPGAHGLTLHNENGEEFLYISDNARHEVIKTTIDGKVVQLFPFSKESGKYQAKEQYIPTETAIAANGDVYVADGYGEQYILHYDAKGKLLNVFGGKGDEDHLFNNAHGICIDDRNSDNISLLITARQQNKLKRFSLDGKYMDTIDLPGAYICRPVIHGKQVYLATIWSGDGAAGTGFISILNEKNELVSAPGGCTPNYVSGELQPVYQTLKVFHHPHDVCIDDDENIYVAQWNSGKTYPVKLYRV from the coding sequence ATGCAACGCAGAAATTTCATCAAGACTTCCGCTCTTGCGGGCATGGCATTTGCAACTGTTCCAGTTTCCGCAAAAAGGGTATGGGAATTGGAGGATGCCATCATTGGCCACGGTGACTATCGTTATAAAATTGACCTGAATTGGGGGGCCCTGAACAGCAATTACTACCCCGTAAATGATTGCCATGAAATGGTCATCGACTCAAAAGGAAGAATTCTTCTGTTGACCAACCATACGAAGAACAATATTCTCATCTATGATAAAAGTGGAAAATTGCTCGATGCCTGGGGAACCGAATATCCGGGGGCGCACGGGCTCACCCTGCACAATGAAAACGGTGAAGAATTTCTGTACATTTCAGACAACGCTAGACACGAGGTCATAAAAACGACCATCGACGGCAAAGTGGTACAGCTATTTCCATTTTCAAAAGAATCAGGAAAATATCAGGCTAAAGAACAATACATCCCCACAGAAACGGCCATAGCGGCCAATGGTGATGTATATGTGGCCGATGGTTACGGTGAACAGTACATTCTACATTACGATGCCAAAGGAAAGCTGTTAAACGTTTTTGGTGGCAAAGGTGATGAAGACCATTTGTTCAACAATGCCCACGGTATCTGTATTGATGATAGGAATTCTGACAATATTTCACTTCTTATTACGGCACGACAGCAGAACAAGCTGAAACGCTTCTCCCTTGATGGAAAGTACATGGATACTATCGATTTGCCCGGCGCCTACATCTGTCGGCCGGTCATTCATGGTAAACAGGTCTATTTGGCCACTATTTGGTCAGGTGATGGGGCCGCAGGCACTGGCTTCATCTCCATTTTGAATGAAAAAAACGAGCTGGTATCGGCTCCGGGTGGCTGTACTCCGAATTATGTTAGTGGTGAACTACAGCCTGTGTACCAGACTTTGAAAGTATTTCACCATCCACATGATGTCTGTATCGATGATGACGAGAATATATATGTTGCACAATGGAACTCGGGTAAAACCTATCCCGTAAAACTGTACAGGGTGTAA
- a CDS encoding DUF1501 domain-containing protein, with product MSEKKILEENLLHYNRRTFFKKSAFGIGGMALASLMGCNFFSKDEETGLFSKTDMPLGAKGILDALHHPAKIKRVIYLFQSGGPSQLELFDYKPLLNKRRGEDLPESVRKGQRLTGMTSGQDSFPLVGSLFGFKQYGKNGTWVSDLLPYTAKMVDELCIIKSMFTEAINHDPAVTFFQTGSQQPGRPSIGSWLSYGLGSENENLPAFTVLLSRGSGRPNGQPLYTRLWGNGFLHSMHQGVQFRAAKDPVLYLNDPEGISKNSKREMLDMLAQLNEQHYNEFGDPEIQGRIAQYEMAYRMQTSVPEVIDTANEPDYIYKMYGADAKIPGTYAANCLLARRLAEQDVRFIQLYHMGWDQHANLPLAIEKQAKDVDQASAALVADLKQRGLLEDTLVIWGGEFGRTNYSQGILTDTNYGRDHHPRCFTIWMAGGGVKPGFVYGETDDFGYNIVKDPVHVHDFQATLLHLMGIDHERLTYKYQGRRFRLTDVEGHIVKSILA from the coding sequence ATGAGCGAGAAAAAGATACTTGAAGAAAACCTGTTGCACTATAACAGACGAACGTTTTTCAAAAAATCGGCCTTTGGTATCGGGGGTATGGCCCTTGCGTCTTTAATGGGCTGCAATTTTTTTTCGAAAGACGAAGAAACGGGGCTGTTTTCAAAAACAGATATGCCTTTGGGTGCAAAAGGAATTCTTGATGCCCTACACCACCCCGCTAAAATAAAACGTGTTATTTATCTGTTTCAAAGCGGTGGCCCCTCACAATTGGAACTTTTCGATTACAAGCCATTATTGAACAAAAGACGGGGCGAAGATCTTCCAGAATCAGTACGTAAGGGGCAACGCCTCACGGGTATGACCTCTGGGCAAGATAGTTTTCCGTTGGTCGGCTCCCTTTTCGGCTTCAAGCAATACGGTAAAAACGGTACTTGGGTAAGTGACCTCCTACCCTACACGGCCAAAATGGTCGATGAGCTCTGTATCATCAAATCGATGTTCACCGAGGCCATCAACCACGATCCAGCAGTAACTTTTTTTCAGACGGGATCACAGCAACCGGGCAGGCCCAGCATTGGGTCTTGGTTGAGCTATGGCCTTGGTAGCGAAAATGAAAATCTGCCAGCATTCACTGTGCTACTGTCACGTGGTAGTGGCAGGCCCAACGGGCAACCCCTTTATACGCGTTTGTGGGGCAACGGATTTCTTCATTCGATGCACCAAGGGGTACAGTTCAGGGCGGCCAAAGATCCCGTGCTCTATTTGAACGATCCCGAAGGCATTTCGAAAAATAGCAAACGGGAGATGCTCGACATGCTGGCCCAGTTGAACGAACAGCACTACAATGAGTTTGGTGACCCAGAAATACAGGGCCGCATTGCCCAATATGAAATGGCCTATCGTATGCAGACCTCGGTACCGGAAGTCATCGATACCGCCAATGAACCAGATTACATTTACAAAATGTACGGTGCCGATGCCAAAATACCCGGCACCTACGCGGCCAACTGCCTGTTGGCAAGAAGACTTGCAGAGCAAGATGTGCGGTTTATACAGCTCTACCATATGGGTTGGGACCAACATGCCAACTTGCCCTTGGCCATCGAAAAGCAGGCCAAAGATGTCGATCAAGCCTCGGCAGCACTTGTGGCCGATTTGAAACAACGTGGATTGCTTGAAGATACCTTGGTCATTTGGGGAGGTGAATTCGGGCGTACCAACTACTCACAAGGTATACTCACCGATACCAATTACGGTCGAGACCACCACCCAAGGTGCTTCACTATATGGATGGCCGGCGGTGGTGTGAAACCAGGGTTCGTATATGGCGAAACCGATGATTTCGGGTACAACATCGTCAAAGACCCCGTACATGTACATGATTTTCAGGCCACTTTGCTGCATCTGATGGGTATCGATCACGAAAGGCTCACCTATAAGTATCAAGGCCGACGGTTTAGGCTCACCGATGTTGAAGGTCACATCGTAAAATCAATTTTGGCCTAA
- a CDS encoding c-type cytochrome domain-containing protein — MQIGNLHPLLVHLPIGIIIMAFLMELLHFRKPSTVSRDALLFVLGTGALFSILSLISGWLLGDTGGYDPELLNDHKWMAVAFTVTCTALFFVKWSKKEWAKKTYFPLLLVTVALLFITAHYGGNITHGEDFLFKDRSGAVIEIEDVDKARVYAQIVQPIFEAKCVGCHNTNKVKGGLMLTSKEEILAGGDTGGLFDTLSDANNTLLVHRITLPLENEEHMPPKGKLQLTDEEKLLLQWWVDNDNCFDCIVENLEADDKTSAALASLEVDRSTRALIAKELDMPSLENLAALRLQNIDVQPLAAESPLLIANLSRRKDLSEKEFELLRKVDEHIVELNLAHSNFNDTLAPFLKKFKNLTKLQLRQTKVTAEGLAHLKKLEYLESLNLFGTSISAEALQKISEIRSLKDLYLDPTLSSSDLAILDTDRITLYGKDIDSLFASSELVPPVILTDGEIFNDSLLITISNVFEDSKTRYRIMGRQNDSIEFEYQKPFYLKESATLIAYTAKEGWKPSEPSKAIFLKSGAKITKASFASPPHQKYIAAGAKTLIDKKRGSTNFVDGNWVGYERSHLLATVELEKATEVSSIAVGHLSAADNWIFSPVGYKVWGSSDGKNYQHLRTIELPPNPPSTDIQLNLFNIDFPKTTLKSVRVQVRNQLKNPDWHQNPGGDSFIFIDEIVLN; from the coding sequence ATGCAGATAGGCAATTTACACCCCTTACTGGTGCACCTCCCAATCGGTATCATCATTATGGCCTTTTTGATGGAGCTGCTTCATTTTCGGAAACCCTCTACCGTAAGTCGAGATGCGTTGCTGTTCGTTTTGGGCACGGGCGCTTTGTTTTCCATTCTTTCACTGATCTCAGGCTGGTTGCTGGGCGATACGGGGGGCTATGATCCTGAACTGTTGAACGATCACAAATGGATGGCCGTGGCCTTCACGGTAACCTGTACGGCCTTGTTCTTCGTCAAATGGAGCAAGAAAGAGTGGGCCAAAAAAACCTATTTTCCACTATTGTTGGTGACCGTGGCCTTGCTCTTCATCACCGCCCATTATGGGGGCAACATCACACATGGTGAAGATTTTTTGTTCAAAGATAGAAGCGGAGCAGTCATTGAGATTGAAGATGTTGATAAAGCCAGGGTATATGCCCAAATCGTGCAGCCTATCTTTGAAGCGAAATGTGTGGGTTGCCACAACACGAACAAGGTGAAAGGGGGGCTCATGCTCACTTCAAAGGAAGAAATACTTGCCGGCGGTGATACTGGAGGCCTTTTCGATACCCTTTCTGATGCAAATAACACCCTATTGGTGCATCGCATCACATTGCCATTAGAAAACGAAGAGCACATGCCCCCAAAGGGAAAATTGCAATTGACCGACGAAGAAAAGTTGTTATTGCAATGGTGGGTCGACAATGACAATTGTTTTGACTGCATTGTCGAAAATCTGGAAGCCGATGATAAAACCTCGGCCGCACTTGCTTCCTTAGAAGTAGACCGTTCAACTCGTGCCTTGATTGCCAAAGAGCTTGACATGCCTTCACTAGAAAACTTGGCAGCGTTGCGACTACAAAACATTGATGTACAACCCTTGGCTGCCGAAAGTCCCTTATTGATTGCAAATCTCTCAAGAAGAAAAGACCTTTCAGAAAAAGAATTTGAACTTTTGCGCAAGGTTGATGAACACATTGTCGAACTGAACCTTGCCCACTCTAACTTCAACGATACACTGGCCCCCTTCTTAAAAAAGTTCAAAAACTTGACGAAATTACAGTTGCGGCAGACCAAGGTTACAGCCGAGGGTTTGGCCCATTTAAAAAAACTGGAGTATCTCGAATCGCTGAATCTTTTCGGAACGTCCATTTCAGCAGAAGCATTACAAAAAATCAGTGAAATTCGGTCCTTGAAAGATCTGTACCTAGACCCTACCCTATCAAGTTCGGATCTGGCGATACTTGATACAGACCGCATTACCCTATATGGCAAAGACATCGACAGCCTTTTTGCTTCAAGTGAGTTGGTTCCGCCGGTTATTTTGACCGATGGTGAAATTTTCAACGATTCACTTTTGATCACCATAAGCAATGTATTCGAAGATTCAAAGACTCGGTACCGTATAATGGGCAGACAGAACGACTCCATTGAATTTGAATATCAAAAGCCGTTTTATCTAAAAGAATCAGCTACTTTGATCGCCTATACCGCCAAAGAGGGATGGAAGCCCAGTGAACCCAGTAAGGCCATCTTTCTGAAAAGTGGCGCCAAGATTACCAAGGCTTCGTTTGCCTCGCCCCCACACCAAAAATATATTGCGGCAGGTGCCAAAACATTGATCGACAAAAAAAGAGGCTCTACCAATTTTGTAGATGGCAATTGGGTAGGGTACGAAAGATCTCATTTATTGGCCACGGTCGAGCTTGAAAAGGCCACCGAAGTTTCCAGTATAGCCGTGGGGCACCTTTCTGCCGCTGATAACTGGATATTTTCGCCGGTAGGCTACAAAGTCTGGGGCTCTTCTGACGGCAAAAACTACCAACACCTCAGAACTATTGAACTACCGCCCAATCCCCCATCTACTGACATTCAGTTAAACCTTTTCAACATTGATTTTCCTAAGACAACCTTAAAAAGTGTACGGGTTCAGGTCAGAAACCAACTGAAGAATCCTGATTGGCATCAAAATCCTGGTGGTGACAGTTTTATCTTTATCGATGAGATTGTCTTGAACTAA
- a CDS encoding chitobiase/beta-hexosaminidase C-terminal domain-containing protein produces MSILLLVALSSCKEKKVAFTSTKDIQLSSPRVEVDSLIFQKEALISLALKEDRADIYYKVLGTDTEAKTAYEKPIVVDKTTKIQFWAEHELYRPSDVQEIILTKISTDLSSTDVVVAPEPHINYPGKGSATLVNSTKGTVNFRKGDEWLGFQDKKVSVSLQFSKPTPVSKVLVGVLADHNSWIFLPSSVLVEARQTSIGSIELPYPLEREKPNSTFIEVEVEKGNYKNLIINIFALESIPGWHEGKGTPPWLFVDEILIEP; encoded by the coding sequence GTGTCAATTCTTTTATTGGTGGCACTTTCTTCCTGTAAAGAAAAAAAAGTAGCGTTCACCTCAACAAAAGACATTCAACTATCCAGTCCGAGAGTGGAAGTCGATTCCTTGATATTCCAAAAAGAAGCCCTGATCAGCTTGGCATTGAAAGAAGATAGAGCCGACATCTATTACAAAGTTCTGGGGACAGACACTGAGGCAAAGACAGCCTATGAAAAACCCATTGTCGTTGACAAAACGACCAAAATACAGTTTTGGGCAGAACATGAATTGTACCGCCCCAGTGATGTTCAAGAAATCATTCTGACCAAAATAAGTACCGACCTCTCAAGTACTGATGTAGTGGTTGCTCCAGAACCACATATCAATTATCCAGGAAAGGGGTCGGCAACCCTTGTCAATAGTACAAAGGGCACGGTCAACTTTCGAAAGGGTGATGAATGGTTGGGCTTTCAAGACAAAAAAGTATCTGTTTCCCTTCAATTTTCTAAACCTACCCCGGTGTCAAAGGTCTTGGTAGGTGTTTTGGCCGACCATAATTCATGGATTTTTCTGCCCAGCTCAGTACTGGTTGAAGCACGTCAGACCAGTATTGGCAGTATCGAACTCCCCTACCCATTGGAACGAGAAAAACCAAATTCTACATTTATAGAAGTTGAAGTTGAAAAAGGTAATTATAAAAACTTGATAATCAATATTTTTGCATTGGAGTCAATTCCTGGTTGGCATGAAGGAAAAGGCACACCGCCTTGGCTTTTTGTCGATGAAATACTGATAGAACCCTGA